In Myxococcus stipitatus, the following are encoded in one genomic region:
- a CDS encoding NAD(P)-dependent oxidoreductase has product MSTQQMRKVCIVGASGKLGQYMVRHALDRGYEVVGVCRERSVPKLAEFADRMTIIPGATNDRDVIRAAVAGCDGVLTVLAPWGVRQYSSGTAQAVLDFAAPGARLVFSCGWHITKDGKDQYSWQFKAGVRVVTWLARAIRAVDVDDQVEACRRIFASDRRWTVVRGSDLEEGESQGLPVWSPHVGDPVLASNRTRRVDYALFMVEALGNDSLIGEAPAIVGCRTPSALAHANASRAPAPA; this is encoded by the coding sequence ATGAGCACGCAGCAGATGCGGAAGGTCTGCATCGTCGGCGCCTCGGGGAAGCTAGGGCAGTACATGGTCCGGCATGCACTGGACCGAGGCTACGAGGTCGTCGGCGTCTGTCGTGAGCGCAGCGTCCCGAAGCTCGCGGAGTTCGCGGACCGGATGACCATCATCCCAGGCGCGACGAATGATCGGGATGTCATCCGCGCGGCCGTCGCGGGATGTGACGGCGTGCTGACGGTGCTGGCGCCCTGGGGCGTGCGGCAGTACTCGTCCGGGACGGCGCAGGCGGTGCTCGACTTCGCCGCGCCCGGTGCGCGCCTGGTCTTCTCGTGCGGTTGGCACATCACCAAGGACGGCAAGGACCAGTACTCGTGGCAGTTCAAGGCCGGTGTCCGGGTCGTCACGTGGCTTGCCCGCGCCATTCGCGCCGTGGATGTCGACGACCAGGTGGAGGCGTGCCGGCGCATCTTCGCCAGCGACCGGCGATGGACGGTCGTCCGAGGGAGCGACCTCGAGGAGGGCGAAAGCCAGGGGCTGCCCGTGTGGAGTCCCCACGTGGGAGACCCGGTGCTCGCGAGCAACCGGACCCGGCGCGTCGACTACGCGCTCTTCATGGTGGAGGCCCTTGGCAACGACTCACTCATCGGCGAAGCGCCCGCAATCGTCGGGTGCCGCACCCCCAGCGCGCTGGCTCACGCGAACGCAAGCCGCGCTCCCGCCCCCGCGTAG
- a CDS encoding Rieske (2Fe-2S) protein, translating to MSLPPTRQRVYTTPPDVTLCPVDALEDPGARNFVLQIEEAFFHGFLVRKGDQVHGFVDRCPHAGLPLARALDQYLTPDKQLITCSWHGALFQLEDGKCVGGPCSGASLTTWPVKVEAGMVVTT from the coding sequence TTGAGCCTTCCGCCCACCCGGCAGCGCGTCTACACGACGCCGCCCGACGTCACGCTCTGTCCGGTGGACGCCCTGGAGGACCCCGGCGCGCGCAATTTCGTGCTGCAAATCGAGGAGGCCTTCTTCCACGGCTTCCTCGTGCGCAAGGGAGACCAGGTCCACGGCTTCGTGGACCGGTGTCCCCATGCGGGCCTGCCGCTGGCCCGAGCGCTGGACCAGTACCTGACTCCCGACAAGCAGCTCATCACCTGCTCGTGGCACGGCGCCCTCTTCCAACTGGAGGATGGCAAGTGCGTGGGAGGCCCGTGCTCCGGCGCATCGCTGACCACCTGGCCCGTGAAGGTCGAGGCCGGGATGGTCGTCACCACCTGA
- the hmgA gene encoding homogentisate 1,2-dioxygenase — translation MTLENRTAVTPKSGLRKAPGDYLSGFGNEFATEAVAGALPTGQNSPQRAPFGLYAEQLSGTAFTAARRDNRRSWLYRLRPSANHASFKVHPQGLLRGGPFDEAPPSPNRMRWSPLPAPTEPTDFIEGWVTYAGNGDPGVGAGVAVHLYRANRSMTDKVFFDADGELLIVPQAGKLTLVTELGVMDLRPGEVGVVPRGVRFRAELPEGPVAGYICENHGALFRLPDLGPIGANGLANARDFLTPVAAFEDVDRPTLVVQKFQGRLWSSQFDHSPLDVVAWHGNLAPYKYDLARFNTIGTVSYDHPDPSIFTVLTSPSEVPGTANCDFVIFPPRWMVAENTFRPPYFHRNVMSEFMGLVHGVYDAKAGGFAPGGASLHNCMSGHGPDRASYEQAVKVDLKPHKIQDTLAFMFESRWVFRPTRFAMETPAMQLDYDHCWDGFEKARLP, via the coding sequence GTGACCCTCGAGAATCGAACCGCGGTAACTCCGAAGAGCGGGCTGCGAAAAGCGCCCGGCGACTACCTCTCCGGATTCGGCAACGAGTTCGCGACGGAGGCCGTCGCGGGCGCGCTCCCCACTGGCCAGAACTCTCCGCAGCGAGCCCCCTTCGGGCTCTACGCGGAGCAGCTCTCTGGCACGGCCTTCACGGCGGCGCGCCGGGACAACCGGCGCTCCTGGTTGTACCGGCTGCGGCCGAGCGCCAACCACGCTTCCTTCAAGGTCCACCCGCAGGGGCTCCTGCGCGGGGGGCCGTTCGACGAGGCGCCTCCCTCGCCCAACCGGATGCGGTGGAGCCCCCTCCCCGCGCCCACCGAGCCCACGGACTTCATCGAGGGATGGGTCACCTACGCGGGCAACGGGGACCCGGGTGTCGGGGCAGGTGTCGCCGTGCATCTGTACCGCGCCAACCGGTCCATGACGGACAAGGTGTTCTTCGACGCCGACGGTGAGCTGCTCATCGTTCCGCAGGCCGGGAAGCTCACGCTCGTGACGGAGCTGGGCGTGATGGACCTGCGGCCCGGCGAGGTCGGCGTGGTGCCGCGCGGCGTACGCTTCCGCGCGGAGCTGCCCGAAGGGCCCGTGGCCGGTTACATCTGTGAGAACCACGGCGCCCTCTTCCGCCTGCCGGACCTGGGGCCCATCGGCGCCAATGGCCTCGCCAACGCGCGGGACTTCCTGACGCCGGTGGCCGCGTTCGAGGACGTGGACCGCCCGACGCTGGTGGTGCAGAAGTTCCAGGGCCGGTTGTGGTCCTCGCAGTTCGACCACTCGCCGCTCGACGTGGTGGCGTGGCACGGCAACCTGGCGCCGTACAAGTATGACCTGGCGCGGTTCAACACCATCGGGACGGTGAGCTATGACCATCCGGACCCGTCCATCTTCACGGTGCTGACGTCGCCCAGCGAAGTGCCCGGCACGGCCAACTGCGACTTCGTCATCTTCCCGCCCCGGTGGATGGTGGCGGAGAACACCTTCCGGCCGCCCTACTTCCATCGCAACGTGATGAGCGAGTTCATGGGCCTGGTGCATGGCGTGTACGACGCGAAGGCCGGAGGCTTTGCTCCGGGCGGTGCGTCGCTGCACAACTGCATGAGCGGCCATGGGCCGGACCGCGCCAGCTACGAGCAGGCGGTGAAGGTGGACCTGAAGCCGCACAAGATTCAGGACACGCTCGCGTTCATGTTCGAGTCCCGCTGGGTCTTCCGCCCCACGCGCTTCGCGATGGAGACGCCCGCGATGCAGCTGGACTACGACCACTGCTGGGACGGCTTCGAGAAGGCCCGCCTGCCTTGA
- the hppD gene encoding 4-hydroxyphenylpyruvate dioxygenase produces MCGGTLMISAAENPLGLNGFEFVEFTSPAPEAMIKLVEALGFTAYSKHPTKELVRYKQGDINLLISREPSGQAADFRAAHGPSANAMAFRVANARTSYELALERGAIAADPTLSSLGEGYYVIQGIGGSLLYLIDRHGPSGSIYDSWEQIPGAAEAEAKNSVGLESLDHLTHNVRRGQMRTWSSFYNRIFGFTEQKYFDIKGQATGLFSQAMIAPDRAIRIPLNESQDDKSQIEEFIRLYKGEGIQHLALSTQDIYATVEKLRARGVLLQDTLDTYYDLVDKRVPNHGEDLARMRKNRILIDGNEQEGLLLQIFTENLFGPIFFEIIQRKGNEGFGNGNFQALFESIELDQIRRGVIKVDKR; encoded by the coding sequence ATGTGCGGAGGCACTCTCATGATCAGCGCGGCGGAAAACCCTCTTGGGCTGAACGGCTTTGAGTTCGTGGAGTTCACGAGCCCCGCACCCGAGGCGATGATCAAGCTGGTGGAGGCGCTGGGGTTCACCGCCTACTCCAAGCACCCGACCAAGGAGCTGGTCCGGTACAAGCAGGGCGACATCAACCTGCTCATCAGCCGTGAGCCTTCGGGGCAGGCCGCCGACTTCCGGGCCGCCCATGGTCCTTCCGCCAACGCCATGGCGTTCCGCGTGGCCAATGCCCGCACGTCCTATGAGCTGGCGCTGGAGCGCGGTGCCATCGCGGCGGACCCGACGCTCAGCTCCCTGGGCGAGGGGTACTATGTCATCCAGGGCATCGGTGGCAGCCTGCTGTATCTCATCGACCGCCACGGGCCGAGCGGCAGCATCTACGACTCCTGGGAGCAGATTCCGGGCGCCGCCGAGGCCGAGGCCAAGAACAGCGTGGGCCTGGAGTCGCTGGACCACCTGACGCACAACGTGCGCCGGGGCCAGATGCGGACCTGGTCGTCGTTCTACAACCGCATCTTCGGCTTCACCGAGCAGAAGTACTTCGACATCAAGGGCCAGGCCACCGGCCTGTTCAGCCAGGCGATGATTGCTCCGGACCGCGCCATCCGGATTCCGCTCAACGAGAGCCAGGACGACAAGTCACAGATCGAGGAGTTCATCCGCCTGTACAAGGGCGAGGGCATCCAGCATCTGGCCCTGTCCACCCAGGACATCTACGCCACCGTCGAGAAGCTGCGCGCCCGCGGCGTGCTGCTCCAGGACACGCTCGACACGTACTACGACCTGGTCGACAAGCGCGTCCCGAACCACGGTGAGGACCTGGCGCGGATGAGGAAGAACCGCATCCTCATCGACGGCAACGAGCAGGAGGGGCTGCTCCTGCAGATCTTCACGGAGAACCTCTTCGGCCCCATCTTCTTCGAGATCATCCAGCGCAAGGGCAACGAGGGCTTCGGCAACGGCAACTTCCAGGCGCTCTTCGAGTCCATCGAGCTGGACCAGATTCGCCGCGGCGTCATCAAGGTCGACAAGCGGTAG
- a CDS encoding DUF4340 domain-containing protein, producing MSAPAKSLVALLILGAGGLGLYAWSTTRRPTPPKAVEQHAASEQLFAPRASHPQGTKAPAPVFTHITVRAQGTTTELTREPKGEWRLVSPVRTRAEAAAVEALLETLESSSASPVVNEAPTDADLEKYGLRSPVFTVTAQAYLPDASGGGVDDPSRQHTVTLHGGIENTFDGSVYVRREGDPKVYAAQGSVRWSLDKDTFALRSKEILGDLETASLVSIDVRARGRGYLLEHDVGTPRWRLTKPVAERADESRVSALLKALKEQRALSFPEDSATSRRKLGFESPLVDARFTLRTGEPVRIRLAQVTEEGASRIHALREQGSDAVLGEVPESTLAMLDVDVREWKDRHVLSFRREEVRRVVFHPGGGAAPITLVNQAQGDAGTEAWHVESPTPGKAQHFRVVSLLRALGSLKATAFGEARPKNWAKYGISDTSPGVRLLHQDGHELTRLWVGSPVPESPDLSHARGSGPEVLEVSFDGLDLPRRAEDLTDALPVPSEADAP from the coding sequence GTGAGCGCCCCGGCGAAGAGCCTCGTCGCGCTGCTCATCCTCGGCGCCGGAGGTCTGGGCCTCTACGCGTGGAGCACCACCCGGCGGCCCACGCCACCGAAGGCCGTCGAGCAGCACGCCGCTTCAGAGCAGCTCTTCGCCCCTCGCGCTTCCCATCCCCAGGGCACGAAGGCTCCCGCCCCGGTGTTCACTCACATCACGGTGCGAGCCCAGGGAACCACCACCGAGCTGACGCGCGAGCCGAAGGGCGAATGGCGGTTGGTGTCTCCCGTGAGAACGCGCGCGGAGGCCGCCGCCGTGGAGGCCCTGCTCGAAACGTTGGAGAGTTCGTCCGCCAGCCCGGTCGTGAACGAAGCCCCCACCGACGCGGACCTGGAGAAGTATGGACTCCGCTCGCCGGTCTTCACCGTCACGGCCCAGGCCTACCTGCCAGATGCCAGCGGAGGCGGAGTGGACGACCCGAGCCGCCAACACACGGTGACGCTGCACGGTGGCATCGAGAACACGTTCGATGGCTCCGTCTACGTGCGACGAGAAGGCGACCCCAAGGTGTACGCCGCGCAAGGCTCCGTGCGCTGGAGCCTGGACAAGGACACGTTCGCGCTGCGCTCGAAGGAGATTCTCGGCGACTTGGAGACCGCCTCCCTCGTGAGCATCGACGTGCGGGCTCGAGGGCGCGGATATCTCCTGGAGCATGACGTGGGCACGCCGCGCTGGCGGCTGACGAAGCCCGTGGCCGAGCGCGCGGATGAGTCTCGCGTCTCCGCCTTGCTGAAGGCCCTGAAGGAACAACGCGCGCTCTCGTTCCCAGAGGACTCCGCGACCTCGAGGCGCAAGCTGGGCTTCGAGTCGCCTCTCGTCGACGCACGCTTCACGCTCCGCACAGGCGAGCCGGTGCGCATCCGCCTGGCCCAGGTGACGGAGGAGGGAGCGTCGCGCATCCACGCGCTGCGGGAACAAGGCTCCGACGCGGTGCTGGGCGAGGTCCCCGAGAGCACGCTCGCCATGCTGGATGTGGACGTGCGCGAGTGGAAGGACCGGCATGTGTTGAGCTTCCGCCGCGAAGAGGTGCGGCGCGTGGTGTTCCATCCCGGCGGCGGCGCGGCGCCCATCACCTTGGTCAACCAGGCCCAGGGCGACGCGGGCACCGAGGCGTGGCACGTGGAGTCGCCGACTCCGGGCAAGGCCCAGCACTTCCGCGTGGTCTCCCTGCTGCGCGCGCTGGGCTCGCTCAAGGCGACGGCGTTCGGTGAGGCCCGGCCGAAGAACTGGGCGAAGTACGGCATCAGCGACACCTCTCCGGGCGTGCGGCTGCTCCATCAGGACGGACACGAGCTCACGCGACTGTGGGTGGGCTCCCCCGTCCCCGAGTCGCCCGACTTGAGCCACGCGCGAGGCTCCGGGCCCGAGGTGCTCGAGGTCAGCTTCGACGGGCTCGACCTGCCTCGACGGGCAGAGGACCTGACGGACGCCCTCCCTGTGCCGTCGGAAGCCGACGCACCGTGA